In Rhizobium sp. CIAT894, the genomic window ATCGGGGAGGACCGAGCCGTCCTTGGCAGGCAGATCGCGCACATGGCCGAAGGAGGCGAGCACCTTGTATCCCGAACCCAGATACTTGTTGATCGTCTTGGCCTTGGCAGGCGATTCCACCACTACAACATTCATGATGATTCTCTAAAAAGGAAACGACGCCAGCGTTTAAGCCAGCGCAACACACACCGCAACATGGATGCCGGCCCTCCGACATGGACAGGGAAATCGCTGCGGTCAAGGGGTTTGCTACAATTTTACCTCTTGCATCCGCTGCATCCAAAGCAGGAATTCAAGAAAAATACAATTTTAGATGGGTTTCCCATCACTTTCGGCACGGTTCCGCGGTTTTCGACGCCGCGCCCGGATATCGCGTAGAGTTCAATCGGAAAGCGAGACGAGGCCGCCCTGATGCCGATGCAGCCTGCCCGATATATCGAGCTCCAGGAGGATGAGATAGACCGCGGATGCCGACAGGCCGGTATGGCGGATGACGTCGTCGACCTCGACCGGGGTCGGCCCGAGCGCATCGATGATGCGGGCCCGGTCTGAATCGCCCGGCGGCATCGCCATCGCCTTGCGGTCATCTGCCGGTTGCTCCGCCAGCGATGACGGAAAGAGCTCGAATTGCGTCAGCGGCGCCAAAGCCTCGATGACATCGGCGGGTGTGGTGACGATCGAAGCCCCGTCCTTCAGCAGGCCGTTGGTGCCGTGGCAGCGCGGGTCGAGCGGTGAGCCGGGCACGGCAAACACCAGCCGGCCGAACTCGCCGGCAAGCCGCGCGGTGATCAGCGATCCCGAGCGCGTTGCCGCTTCGATGACCACCAGGCCGAGCGCGATGCCGGCGATCAGCCGGTTCCGGCGCGGAAAATCGCGGGCGCGGGGCTCCCAGCCGAAGGGCATTTCACTCACCGCCAGGCCGTTGCCGCCGGTTATTTCCTGGAGCAGGCCGATATTCTCAGGCGGATAGGGCTGGTCGAGGCCGCCGGCGAGTGCTGCGATCGTGCCTGTCTCGAGGCTTGCCCGATGCGCTGAGGTATCGATGCCGCGCGCCAGGCCCGAGACCACGGTATAGCCGGCCCGGCCGCAGTCGCGCGCCACCATCGCCGCGAATTTGGCGCCGGCGACGGAGGCGTTGCGTGAACCGACGATGCCGACGGCCGGTCGTTTGGCGGCGGCAAGCGTGCCCCTGACGGCCAAGAGCGGCGGCGCGCCGTCGATCTGCTTCAGAGCCTGCGGATAGTCCGGCTCGCCGATACCGACGAAGCGGGCGCCGAAGCGATGCGCCGCTTCGAGTTCCCGATGGGCCTCGGCCTCGCTGGCGATGCGGATGGCCCGCGTCGCCCCGCCGCGCGCCGAAAGCTCCGGCAGTGCTGCGAGTGCGGCCTCGGCCGAACCGAAATGATTGATGAGATCGCGAAAGGTCGCTGGGCCGATATTGTCGGAACGGATGAGGCGCAGCCAGGCAATTCTCTGCCGTTCGCTCAGCACCACGCCTTTTGGTCCGGCGCTCAGCGCATCCATTATCCCTTCGCCCCGATCTTGCTTTCCGTCCCGCTCATCAGGCGCGAAATATTCGCCTTGTGTTTCCAGTAGGAAATCAGCGTCATGATCGCCATGACAGCCGCAACCTTTTCATTACCGAGGATCCACAGCGCGACGGGAGTGACGAGCATGGCGACCAGCGCCGACAGCGAGGAATAGCGGGTGGTGAAGGCGACCGCCAGCCAGACGGCGGCAAAGAGCACGACCATGATCGGCGCGACGCCGAGCAGGGTGCCGATATAGGTGGCGACACCCTTGCCGCCCTTGAAGCCGATCCAGACCGGGAAGAGATGGCCGATGAAGGCGAAGAAGCCGGCGATGATCGCCGCTTCCTCACCGAGGAAATAACCGACGACCCAGGCCGCCGCCGATGCCTTCAGCGCATCGAGCAGCAGCGTCGCTGCCGCAAGCTTCCGGTTTCCGGTTCTGAGCACATTGGTGGCGCCGATATTGCCGGAGCCGATGCTGCGCACATCGCCGAGGCCGGCCGCGCGCGTAAGAATGAGGCCGAAAGGAATGGAGCCGAAGAGATAGCCGATGACGGCGGCGGCAAGCGCGATCGGCAGCGTGATCTGCCATGACATGAGATTGGATAACATATGCCCCCTCGGCCCTCCGATGGCCTGTCCTCAGTCCAGCCGGTCCCTAAAGTGCGTGGACAAGCTTTCCCGAGACGTATGTCGCGACCGCCCGCCCGCTGAAGCGCGCATCCTCGAACGGCGTGTTCTTCGAGCGGGAGAGAAGCATGTCTTTGGCGACAAGCCAAGGCTCATCGAGATCGATCAGCGTGATGTCGGCTGGGGCTCCCGGCTTCAGCGTGCCGGCATCCAGGCCGAATATCTCAGCCGGGCGTGTAGACATGGCGTCGATCAGGCGCATCAGGCTGACCTTGCCGCCATGGTGGAGCCTGAGGGCCGCCGCCAGCATAGTTTCAAGGCCGACCGCGCCGTCCGCCGCCTCGCCGAAGGGCAGGCGCTTCGTATCGACGTCCTGCGGGTCATGCGCGGATACAATGATGTCGATGGCGCCGCGCGCAAGCGCGTCGACCATGGCGACCCGGTCGTCCTCCGGGCGCAGCGGCGGATAGAGCTTGAAGAAGGTGCGGTATTCGCCGATGTCGTTCTCGTTGAGCGCCAGATTGTTGATCGAGATGCCCGAGGTCACCTTGGCGCCGCGGCTGCGGGCAAGCTCGATCGCCTCAACCGATTGCGGCACGGAAATCATCGCGGCGTGATAACGTCCCCGCGTCAGCGCTGCGATCCTGAGGTCGCGTTCGAGCGGGATGAGCTCGGCTTCTCTCGGAATGCCGGAGAGCCCGAGCCAGCTGGCGAAAAGCCCCTCATGCATGACGCCATTGGCGCCGAGGTATTTGTCGCGTGTTTCGCAGCTGATGACGGCGCCGAATTCACGTGCATAGGTCATGATCCGGCGCAGCACCTGCGTGTCGTGGACGCTGGAATGGGCATCGGTGAAGGCGACGGCGCCCGCCTGCATCAACAGGCCGATCTCGGTCATCTCCTCGCCGGCAAGACCCTTGGTGATGGCGGCGGCCGGATAGACGTTGACGGAGGCCGTATCGCGGGCCGTCTTCTTGACGAATTCGACGAGCGCGATGTCGTCGATGACGGGGTCGGTGTCCGGCATAACGATGATCGAGGTGACGCCGCCGGCCGCCGCTGCCCGGCTTGCCGAGGCGATCGTCTCGCGGTGTTCGCCGCCGGGTTCGCCGATATGGACGCGCGCGTCGACGAGGCCGGGAGTGGCCACGAGACCGGCGCAATCGCGCACGACGGCGCCGTCCGGCGCGCCCTGGTTCTGCGCTGCGCTGCCGGCGGCAAGAATGACGCCGTTTTCGGCGATGATCGTGCCCACCTCGTCGAGATTGCGCGAGGGATCGACGATGCGGACGTTCTTGAGGACGATCGGGTTGCTCATGCCTTCATTCCGTCGGTTCGGGGACCCTGGTTCTGCGAGACGAGCAGCGTCTCCATGACGGCCATGCGCACCGCGACCCCCATTTCCACCTGTTCGGCAATCACGCTCTGCGGGCCGTCTGCGACCTCGGAGGCGATCTCGACGCCGCGGTTCATCGGGCCGGGATGCATGACCAGCGCATCCTCCTTCGCCGCCTTCAGCGTTTCGGCGTCGAGCCCGTAGAAGTGATAATATTCGCGCACCGACGGCACGAAGGCGCCCGACATGCGCTCGCGCTGCAGCCGCAGCATCATCACCACGTCGGCGTCCTTCAATCCTTCCTTCATCGAATGGAAGACCTCGACGCCCATCTCGGCAATGCCGGAGGGCAGCAGGGTGGCGGGTGCGACGACGCGCACGCGCGCCCCCATCGCATTGAGCAGCAGGATATTGGAGCGCGCCACCCGCGAATGCAGCACGTCGCCGCAGATTGCCACGATGATGCGCGACAGCTTGCCCTTGGCGCGGCGGATCGTCAGCGCGTCGAGCAGCGCCTGGGTCGGATGTTCGTGCTGCCCGTCGCCGGCATTGACGACCGAGCAGGAGACCTTTTGGGCAAGAAGGGCGGCCGCTCCCGCGCTCGAATGGCGGATGACCAGCACGTCCGGGCGCATAGCATTCAGCGTCATCGCCGTATCGATCAGCGTTTCGCCCTTCTTCACCGAGGAGTTGCCGACCGACATGTTCATGACGTCGGCGCCGAGCCGCTTGCCGGCAAGCTCGAAGGAGGCCTGCGTGCGGGTCGATGCCTCGAAGAAGAGATTGATCTGCGTCAGCCCGCGCAGCGTAGACGTTTTCTTCTCTCGCTGGCGGCTGATCTTGACGGCTTCGTCGGCCTTGTCGAGCAGATAGGTGATATCCTGCTCGGTGAGGCCCTTGATGCCGATGAGGTGGCGGTGGGGGAAAAAGACCATGACCCTGCCTCTTGCTGTCTCTGCCGGGTCTATAAAGAGTGCGGCCCGCCGGGGCAAGCATGCGCTGTGGGCAAAGGCTTATGTCCCCATGCATTTTCGCCAGAATTCCGATAGAGCAGAATGAACCGAATCATAACTTCCGGTTTCCCTTTGCCGGGTTCTTACA contains:
- the dprA gene encoding DNA-processing protein DprA codes for the protein MDALSAGPKGVVLSERQRIAWLRLIRSDNIGPATFRDLINHFGSAEAALAALPELSARGGATRAIRIASEAEAHRELEAAHRFGARFVGIGEPDYPQALKQIDGAPPLLAVRGTLAAAKRPAVGIVGSRNASVAGAKFAAMVARDCGRAGYTVVSGLARGIDTSAHRASLETGTIAALAGGLDQPYPPENIGLLQEITGGNGLAVSEMPFGWEPRARDFPRRNRLIAGIALGLVVIEAATRSGSLITARLAGEFGRLVFAVPGSPLDPRCHGTNGLLKDGASIVTTPADVIEALAPLTQFELFPSSLAEQPADDRKAMAMPPGDSDRARIIDALGPTPVEVDDVIRHTGLSASAVYLILLELDISGRLHRHQGGLVSLSD
- the plsY gene encoding glycerol-3-phosphate 1-O-acyltransferase PlsY — protein: MLSNLMSWQITLPIALAAAVIGYLFGSIPFGLILTRAAGLGDVRSIGSGNIGATNVLRTGNRKLAAATLLLDALKASAAAWVVGYFLGEEAAIIAGFFAFIGHLFPVWIGFKGGKGVATYIGTLLGVAPIMVVLFAAVWLAVAFTTRYSSLSALVAMLVTPVALWILGNEKVAAVMAIMTLISYWKHKANISRLMSGTESKIGAKG
- a CDS encoding dihydroorotase, with product MSNPIVLKNVRIVDPSRNLDEVGTIIAENGVILAAGSAAQNQGAPDGAVVRDCAGLVATPGLVDARVHIGEPGGEHRETIASASRAAAAGGVTSIIVMPDTDPVIDDIALVEFVKKTARDTASVNVYPAAAITKGLAGEEMTEIGLLMQAGAVAFTDAHSSVHDTQVLRRIMTYAREFGAVISCETRDKYLGANGVMHEGLFASWLGLSGIPREAELIPLERDLRIAALTRGRYHAAMISVPQSVEAIELARSRGAKVTSGISINNLALNENDIGEYRTFFKLYPPLRPEDDRVAMVDALARGAIDIIVSAHDPQDVDTKRLPFGEAADGAVGLETMLAAALRLHHGGKVSLMRLIDAMSTRPAEIFGLDAGTLKPGAPADITLIDLDEPWLVAKDMLLSRSKNTPFEDARFSGRAVATYVSGKLVHAL
- a CDS encoding aspartate carbamoyltransferase catalytic subunit, whose protein sequence is MVFFPHRHLIGIKGLTEQDITYLLDKADEAVKISRQREKKTSTLRGLTQINLFFEASTRTQASFELAGKRLGADVMNMSVGNSSVKKGETLIDTAMTLNAMRPDVLVIRHSSAGAAALLAQKVSCSVVNAGDGQHEHPTQALLDALTIRRAKGKLSRIIVAICGDVLHSRVARSNILLLNAMGARVRVVAPATLLPSGIAEMGVEVFHSMKEGLKDADVVMMLRLQRERMSGAFVPSVREYYHFYGLDAETLKAAKEDALVMHPGPMNRGVEIASEVADGPQSVIAEQVEMGVAVRMAVMETLLVSQNQGPRTDGMKA